The Triticum aestivum cultivar Chinese Spring chromosome 6D, IWGSC CS RefSeq v2.1, whole genome shotgun sequence genomic sequence GAGATCACGAAGATGATTGGAGACGGGGAGAGCTCTTGACGGAGTTGACCATTTGCTTGTGAACTACTGATACACTACCTTTATGTGATCTATATGATCAATGTGTGTGAACTTAATTTCATGTTGCTATGACGGAGATGAACTTAATTTCCCGGCAGGGGTCCTGGTTGAAGAGCACGccagactggtgggtgcccatacccggcaggcgtcctggttgggacctcaggtcttagatgttaggtttgactgtaaggtctgtttggtattaggcccagaccatcagcgccccttcatcagttagataggagtagcgacagaggttgcgaacatggtggctttggtcttactgttgtacaactttgtaaggtcttgtgttaataattaataaattggccgtatgcatcgtccagatgcagaggccgggggtttcctccttttcgaaaaaaaaccgaGAGAGCTGAAACATACACCAACAGAAATATAGAATCTTACCATCTTGGCGCAGCAACTGCTCAGAGTGGGCGAGCATCCACCAAGACTGTACAAACAGCCTCCGAAGCTGCGAAGACCGCCTTAGCCGAGATCACGAAGATGATTGGAGACGAGGAGAGCTCTTGACGGAGTTGACCATTTGCTTGTGAACTACTGATACACTACCTTTATGTGATCTATATGATCAATGTGTGTGAACTTAATTTCATGTTGCTATGACGGAGATGAACTTAATTTCAGGTTGTCAACTAGTGTTCCACTGCCTTTATGTGTTTGTGATTCATATTGTCTTCAATTTCTAGCAACTGGGCGGCCCATATTCAAAACCCCAACATGGCCAAGATACAACAGTCCGACATCGCTGAGGCGGCGGCACACACAATGTTGGTAATGTGTGATCATACTTACTACTGTTATTTTTTTGTTGATTTTAAGTCTTCCATCTATGGACACAACTAATGAATGGTAATGAGCTCGATGGGATCCCCGAGTGCCACTACTATTCTGACAACGGGGGTATGTGCGACGATCCTCGTCTAGAGGATGATAGGTACATCTCTCTAATGCTTATAGATGGCTAAAATATTCTAGGGTAATTTCTCTACATATTTCCTTCTTAACTAAACATGTCTTAAGATTTTTGTTTTAATGTGTAATTTCTATTTatttttacaattcgactagtgcATCCCCTGCTACGAAGGCTTTTTTGTCCTAGAGAAGCTACATTTCGAAGACAGAGATGGCGTGGCTGAGAGGATTGTTTACCTAAAGACGAAACATGGTTTTATTTTCGAAGCTAGAATCTACAATGAAGTAGATCACACATATTTTTGTTGCAAAAACCGGGGAGGAGGGTATGAGTATAACCTTCGTTATTTGCATCATTCAAGACACATTTCCTCATTCTCATCAAGACATTTGGGTGGAATTGGACATGATTCCTATTTTTCCTTCGTGTGAGTTTCTTAAAAAAATTAAGTAATTTAATTTTAAAATATTTGTTAATCACTCCTATCTTAACATTTTATTTAAAATTTACACCTTATTTTCTATCTCAAATAAAAAGAAGGAATAGAGTAGGCGAGACCTATTACACCGCTGACTAGGAGCTTACTTGGGAGGAGAAGAATTATCTTGTCTCATTCGTTAATGATGTAGAGTCGTTAAAGGAAACTTAAGGAGCTGGTCCAAATAGTACACCATACGTGCCATTAGTCCACAAGTTCAGCAATACCAACATTCATAAAAAATGCAAGGTATGATTTTATACTATTATTGTACCACTAGTCCATCTTAAATAAACTATCCTACGTACTATGTTACTACGTTGTTCTTCGACAGAAGCTCTCACGAGTTGTTGTGCCTACAACAATAGATGTGAAAGGTGAGATGACAATTATTTGCCATCAGAAGACCAATTTCAAAGGCACATACTCGACTGCAGACACACCAAATGGACGCCTCAAAATTGATGAATGGCGGCAAATATTGAATGAGTGCAGACCAGAAATTGGAGATCGGTGGATCTCTGTGCTCCACCATGGAGATGCATGGGTTTTCTTATTCTTTTCAATTTATCCTAAAAAAAGGAGTAGGTCCTTGTACTTTGTCATGATCAGGACTAATTAACTATTGGATGTTTGTACCGTCAATCGTGTTTTGCCTACTATGTGATGGTTGCTAGCTAGCTAGGAATATTTAGTTGGGGCATTTGTAGTGACGATTGACAACAATTAGAGCTAGTGGTTAATGTATCCAGCAATATTTCATAGTATCTTGTCGAAATCAATGTATTCTGATATGGGTTGTATGAAAAATGCAGCAATGGTAGCATAAATATTGTTGTGGCTGCGAAATTTTAAATTTTCGTGACTGGCATCAGTGGCGGGCGCTGTAACAACCCGCCACAGCTATTACACCCATAAGTGATGAGTACCTCTGCCCGCCAGCCACCCCAGAGTCTCTACCAGTGCCAGTCTGATGCCATGTTAGCAGTGGTGTGAGGTCAGTGGCGGGCGCCCCTGGAAGTCTCACCCGCCACTGTTGGGCTTTTCCCGCCCTCTACTCCTAAGAATTCCTGTAGTAGTGGCAAGGATAACCCACGGGAGCAGCTTGAGCTGGATGAGATTATCATCTTCTTACCCAGCCAAGGGATTCCTTGTGCGATTACTGCCTAAATCACCATTGTTGCGTATGTCACCATCAACGTTGTCACtctggagagagagagggggggagcgCCTTTGGGTCACTCAATTGACATGGCGGTCAAAACCTGGTGACGTTTCCTGTTTTAGTGAATAGTCAAAATTGTGTCCACGTCGGCAGGAAACCACCCAAAACCTAAAACGGCACAAAGGACTAGATCCATCCACTTTTCGAAGTTGAGGAACTTATGTTTGTTGGTTTCACAGTTGATGTTATACCTTCTAGAGAGTTCACAGATGAAATATATACATTAATATTTCTCATTTTCTAAATATTTGTAGGTGCGAGAGAAACATTAGTGCACAATAAAGGGTGATGAGGAGGATCAGACCTGTGCAGCCAGCATTGACGTACGGATTTCCTTGAAATCCTGAGGAACATTTACAACGATATCCCATAAATATTTCCCCGTGGGTGACGTTTAGGCAATAGCTCTGGGAACTGCGGCATGCATACTCAGTATCCTCTTGCATAGCTGTTTCACATGTTAAATTGGCAACCGCCCACTTTATAACAATGTTGTATTCCATAGAGAAATCAAATTGATCTTCCATAGGTGACTCCACTCCATATCCATCTTCAGTCTGGACTATTATTGCCTCTTTTTCATTACTTCCGTTCACCATATTGCTAACAGTCAGAGTCCCGTCTTCCAGGGAGACACCGGTCACCTGATAGTGTGCACCTTCTGAGACAGAGACTGTGAGATTGCCAGATGTACAATTAAGATGAAATTTTTCATTTGCAAAACACCCTTCTTCAAGCCCAAAGGGGAAGGGAACAGTAATGGGTCCACATgatgcatgacagtgttctttgtGCTTCGGGTTATAATCTGCTACACAGTAGATAGACATAAAATGTAAGAACAAGAGGATGAAGGCTAAATAGAAGGGAATTTTAACTCATTATGGAGAAAGTGTAGGGCCGGAAGTACCTTGCATGCATCCATCTAAAATGTAAGGGTTGCCTCCGCTATAAGAAGAGCAGACACATTGGTAACCACCGGATGAGGAATTCCGACAACTGCTACCGTTGCTACAGGCATAGCTTTCGTTCTTCAGTTGTGCACTTTCACAGCTTGGTTGGTCCATGATGGCAACTCTAAGCTCCGCATCATCAATCATGCTTGCATTTGTCCAACTGGAGAAAAGATCGGTTGTATTATATCTGTAATAAGCTTGATCACTTGACACTAAAGCCGTGATGCCAGGGTGCAACCAATCTGATTGTGTTGCAGTAGTATTGGTGCTGACAAGTTTTGCCCGAAAGCCTGCCAGGTTCCTTGGTAACTGGATGAGGCAGCAGCCTATTCCATTACAAGACCCTCCAGTCGGTGCCTTCTTGCCGGCGCATCTACTCATACAAGAACCAACCATGTCTCCCGTACCATACTTGAACAAGGTGACGTCGAAATCACAACCAGCTACGTACAAGGTATTATAACTAGCGAGAGTAATACCTTTAGCAGGGGACTCCCATGTCATGTTGTAGGCATTTGTACCTGGGCTTGTTGCAATCTTGAAGCTTATAGGGGTCAAAGCTATGCCGTAGCTGGAGTCGATGTAAGTGACCTGGACAGTGCTGCTGCCTAAAAAGAGCTTGGGATGCTTGCTGGAGTGGTTGCAGGTGAGATCGAAGCCTTGACGGAAGCAGCCGGCCCCTATCCCAAAGGGATAGGAGATGTCAACGTCCCCGCACGTTGGGATGCAATGTGCTAGGGAGCCATTTGAAGGGACGTGCAAGATCCCTCGGGTGGCTCCAGAGTCCGCGGCCAATGCTTGCAGCACAGCTGCCAAGAGCATCAGCACAGATGATATGGCGATGAGTATGGTGCTCATCGTTGCGCTAACGCCAGTAAGCTGGTGTTGGTGCTGGTGTTGGGGTTCGCTGTTTGGCTTCGGGCAATTTGTAAACTGTATAAAGGCGACTGTTCTTCAATCAAAAATATCAAATGTACAAGATGTGATGTGATGGTCGTTGCTAACGCCAACATGACTCGGCTATGGCTGCTGCTGGCTGCTCGCTGATACCCACATGAAAACGCGGATTATTTTTTTTGTTtcgctttctttttctttcttcaaaGGAAAGTCGTTCATGCTTGCTTGCCGTGTGCGTGCTGCAACTGCTGTGCTAATATTCTAGTAATGTCTACATctctattttttttcatttcccAAAAATGATGTGGGCTTTTCCACACGCATCACCGTTAATTCGACCAGCAGCAACACGGCATGCGAATTGACAATGACCATCAAAATCATGCAGACTTTTCCAGGGAGAATGTCGACCATACCTTGGTCAGCAAAGATTGTTACCATCGTGGTATATCTTGCCATTATTTCGACAGCTGCACTTAATTTGTGTGGCTCCAACATATTGCTTTGCTATTCCTTACAAGAGTTGAAATTCTTTTCACCTCGCTCAGGAAAAAAAagtgagggaaatatttatctctgtCTTCAGAAGACATGTTAATAGTAGAGCAGTATTGCATTGGTGGGACCTTGTAATATTTTTCATAATTGAGCGAGCTGGAGTATTTGTATTAGTTTTTAGCTTGCACTACAGGGGATATATTTTTGTAATGATGCTTCACTGCTTGTATTATGTCATAATAACGTGCCGCCGAATATCTTACAAAATGCAGTGGCGACTCTTTCAACCATTCGCGTGAAAACCACAGGACACATGCAATGCTATACTGAATTAATAGCCTACCATTTGATTTTTTAAACTGAATAGCCTACCACGCTGCTAACATGGCCACGAGTAGTGTAACGATTCATGGCTTTGCTGGTACATAGCTCGACTGTGTAGGCACATCTCtctttttctgttagtttttaATTTCGCGtttaattttaaaaaataaatTAAATATTTATTAGGTTTAAAAAGTACTTTGAAAAACATTTATGCTATTTTGTGAGGTGTTCATAATTTTTGTTGGAGTGGTTGCAGGTGAGATGGAAGCCTCGACGGAAGCAGCCGGGCCTTATACAGAAGGGATAGGAGATGGGAGcactgaaaaaaatagcgcgctatagcgtaTTGAGAATTGCCTCGCTAAATATATCGGTGTACAATGTCTCGCTAATGGCATGCTATAGCGCGATATAGCACGCTCATAGCATATTTTGAAGTCGCCGCTATTTTgctgtagcgcgctatttttttcattgaATGGGAGATGGCGATATCCCCGCACCTTGGGATGCAGTGAGTCATGGAGTTATTAGAAGGGATGTACAGGATCCCTCGGGCGGCTCCAGAGACTGTGGCCTACGTTTGCGGCGCAGCTGCCGATAACATCAGCACAAAAGACATGCCGATGAGTATCTTGCTTATTGTCGCGCTGCGGTGGTAAGCTGGTCTGTCTTTTGTTGGTGTTGCGGATCAGTGTTTGGCTTGGCGCAATTTATTTTTTAGATTATATAAAGGCGACTGCCAACTACGAGTCAACTATAGTGTCATTGTAGATAGGAATTCCTGGGCCACTATGCCCATGAGATGTGATGGTCGTTGTTAAGGCCAACATGACTCGCCTAACTGCCATCGATGACTGGTCTGATATTCCAACTATCACTATTAGGTGCAACTAAAAGAATATTGTTTTTTGTGTCGCTTCGCTCTCATATATCAGAAACTTTGTTGGAATCTTCCAACAAGCCAATCACCATTCGTTGTCTTTTCGAGAGGCGTCGCCACTTGCTAGCAGTGGCTGGTGAATAGGAGAATGTCGATCAGCATCAACATGGAAAATGGGAGTTAAAAGCAGAAAACCACCATATTTGAAGCTTCGTTTGCGGAAAACTACCTAGTCCCTAATTATTTGCAAAAGCCACCGTGAATTCAGTAAACTTTTTGTAAAAAGCACTGATCGGGGGATTTAGCTCGTTTGATCACTTTCTGACAGTGGGGCCGGATAATAAGAAGCTGACTTGGCAAAAAAACATGAACAGTGGGGCTTTTTCGTAAATAAGAGAAACGGTGAAGGATGAAAACGTCAAATGTTCAAAGGATAAGGTTAGCTTCTCCTTCTCCCGTGTACAGGGGAGCCACCAACCGCCTGTACGGCTCATGGCTGGCGTGTACAGAGGAGCTTGTCCCCGGTGTTTGCTGGCTCATGGCCGCATCCAAGGACCCCCGCCGGCCGGAGCTCCGCCAACCGCCTCCATCGACCGGATCCGGGTGTCCTCAGTCGCCCCTACGCCGTCTGCCTCTGTATCCGCTTCAAGCACCGGCGCCAAGCTCCAGAGATCGAGCGGATCGATTGATCCGTCGAGCATCTGCACCCCAATCGACGCAGACCTCGCCGCCGGCGCCTCACTTTCCTCCGCAGGCCCCACAGCTTCAGCCCCCGTGGTTGCCGCGGCTGGGTCGAGCAGGAGGCCATGGTCGTCAGTACGATCGCCCGACGCCTCCTTCGCCTCGTCCCTGCCCACGAGCAGCTGCGTCACATCCGACGAGTCTCCGGTGGCACCTGGGCGCGTGCATCCACGGGAGTGAGCTCCTCCAACACAACAGAGGACCCTAGGGACGCGCATGAAGGTTGGCCCCCATCCACGGCGTCGAGCGTCCCCGGCAGACGGCCGAGGCACGGCCACGGCATCCCGGCTGCCGCCTCCGCGAAGTCCACGCCGTGGACGCTGCACAGGAGCTCCGGCTCCCCGACGGTCGTTGGATTCCATCCACACAGAGAGACAGAGACACGGGGGGATTTGATTGCGTTTTTTTATTTGATCGAGGGTTGTCTATGTGAAGAGATGGAGAAAACTATTCTGACGATCTGGTCCCATCAGTCATAAACGCGTTTAAAGGAGCCAAAGCGGATGATCAGTGCTCTCTGCAAAAAGTTTACTGAAAATGCGGTGGCTTTTGCAAATAATTAGGGACCAGGTAGTTTTCCGCAAACgaagccccaaatgtggtggttttttgcaattaacTCTGGTGGACACCATTTGTTTGCGTGACATGTTTGCTAAAGATCGCAGCCTGATGTATGAGTCTAGTGCTCATGTGTGCATTAATGGGATGGGAGACAATGTTGCCTTTCTGTTCTTGACATAGGAGCAGTGTGTACTTTATTTGGATATCAAGTGGAGGAGACTCTGTAAATATCCTGAGATAAAAAAAGATGATATATTTCGGAATGCAGTTTATCCTCTTATGATGATTTGGCCTCCCACGTTCCCTCAGCTAAAGGATGATCTTGCAAGGTTTGACATTTATCATTTGTTACATGATACGTGTATAGTGCCCTTCTTTAGGTTAATTACAAAAGATTTGCAATGGACATCATGTTAATCTCTTTTAGGTTATGCTACCTTATTCTGCCACATGCttcacactgaaggaaatatgccctagaggcaataataaagttgttatttatatttccttatatcatgataaatgtttcttattcatgctagaattgtattaaccggaaacttaatacatatGTGAGTACATAGACGAAACaaagtgtccctaatatgcctctactagactagcttgttaatcaaagatggttaagtttcctgacaatagacatgtgttgtcatttgatgaacgagattacatcattaggagaatgatgtgatggacaagacccatccgttaacttagcatgatgatcgtttagttttattgctattgctttcatcatgacttatacatgttactctaactatgagattatgcaactcccaaataccggaggaacaccttgtgtgctatcaaacgtcacaacgtaactgggtgattataaagatgctctacaggtgtctccaaaggtgtttgttgggttggtatagatcgagattaggatttgtcactccgtgtatcggagatgtatctctgggccctctcggtaatgcacatcactataagccttgcaagcaatgtgactaatgagttagttatgggatgatgcattacggaacgagtaaagagactcgccggtaacgatattgaactaggtatgatgataccgacgatcaaatctcgggcaagtaacataccgatgacaaagggaacaacgtatcttgttatgcggtttgaccgataaatatcttcgtagaatatgtaggatccaatatgatcatccaggttccgctattggttattgaccggagatgtgtctcggtcatgtctacatagttctcgaacccgtagggtccgcacgcttaacgttcgatgacgatttgtattatgagttatctgatttgatgaccgaagtatgttcggagtcccggatgagatcacggacatgacgaggagtctcgaaatggttgagacataaagattcatatattggaaggctacattcggacagcGGAATAGTTCGGGTcatttcggagtaccgggggttaccgaaaccgccccgggaagctattgggcattgggcctcatgggccttagtggagaagagagagggccagccaggaggtggcgcgcgcccccgttgccccaatccgaattggacaaggggaggggcggcgcccccctccttccttctctcctcctcctccttcccccttctcctacttggactaggaaagtgggaaacctactcctactaggagtaggaatccccccttgggcgcgccccttgtggtcggccctcctcctcctcccctcctttatgtacaggcaaggggggcaccccatagacacacaagttgatctttagccgtgtgcggtgcccccctccacagttttccacctcggtcatattgtcgtagtgcttaggcgaagccctatgtcggtaacttcatcatcaccgtcaaaacgccgtcgtgctgacggaactcccctcggcctcagctggatcaagagtacaagggacgtcaccgagctgaaagtgtgcagatcgcggaggtgtcgtgcgttcggtacttgatcggttggatcgcgaagacattcgactacatcagtcgtgttactaaacgctttcaTTTTCGGCCTACAAGGGTACGTACATAGTTTAAAAAACCGAACCGGAAACCGAACCGGAAAGGTTGTCGGTTCAGGTTTTTACCATTCGGACCGCCGGTTCACCGGTTCGATTGTTGGTTTTTTAAGgaataaaataatatatattgaTTAATATATGTGCTAATATAGAGTGAAACAAtggtcaaataaaattacaaacatgTAGTGGACAACAAAGTAGCACAACCAAGTTGGTTATTGGGCCATGGGCAGGTCCCGCCTACTACTCACATGCCCTTGGATCGAATCCCACTTTC encodes the following:
- the LOC123140775 gene encoding wall-associated receptor kinase 5; this translates as MSTILIAISSVLMLLAAVLQALAADSGATRGILHVPSNGSLAHCIPTCGDVDISYPFGIGAGCFRQGFDLTCNHSSKHPKLFLGSSTVQVTYIDSSYGIALTPISFKIATSPGTNAYNMTWESPAKGITLASYNTLYVAGCDFDVTLFKYGTGDMVGSCMSRCAGKKAPTGGSCNGIGCCLIQLPRNLAGFRAKLVSTNTTATQSDWLHPGITALVSSDQAYYRYNTTDLFSSWTNASMIDDAELRVAIMDQPSCESAQLKNESYACSNGSSCRNSSSGGYQCVCSSYSGGNPYILDGCMQDYNPKHKEHCHASCGPITVPFPFGLEEGCFANEKFHLNCTSGNLTVSVSEGAHYQVTGVSLEDGTLTVSNMVNGSNEKEAIIVQTEDGYGVESPMEDQFDFSMEYNIVIKWAVANLTCETAMQEDTEYACRSSQSYCLNVTHGEIFMGYRCKCSSGFQGNPYVNAGCTDIDECTLPNYCNGTCQNSFGNYTCSSCPHKKEFDPIKRQCVTSAKQHNIILGIATGTGCGLASIIIAVCVVVFANKWKKGIQRRIRQAHFKKNQGLLLQQLISDESATNKTKIFSLEELEKATNNFDAARVLGRGGHGTVYKGILSDQRVVAIKKSKIVEQTEIDQFINEVAILSQIIHRNVVKLFGCCLESEVPLLVYEFISNGTLHDLLHIDVSAKCLLSWDDRIRIAVETTGALAYLHSAAAIPIFHRDVKSSNILLDSSFGTKVSDFGASRSLSLDETHVVTIVQGTFGYLDPEYYHTGELTEKSDVYSFGVILVELLTRKKPIFINDLGAKQNLSHYFVEGLQEGAIMEIMDPQVVKEANPEEIDDILSLAEACLRLKGRDRPAMKEVDMRLQFLRTKRLRKCNILPASHEEIEPFLCPKVGNSDAPMNVVNAGNSTSKGTSSCYSLDQELSSSVTLPR